The following is a genomic window from Anaerobaca lacustris.
GCCGTCATAGGCGACCTTGGTGTTGTTGATCTTCAGGTACAACTGCCCGGTGTTGTCCGGATCGCCGTAGAAGTACAGCGACAGGGTCCGGATGCCGCTGGCGGTCCAGTTCTGAGCCGCGAAGGTCCGCTCGGCCTCCGCAACGGCCGTCCCACCGGTGTTCTCATAGAACAGCGGCATCGACTGGCGACCGCTGCGGACGATCGTTTGCTCGGCAAACGGTGCAGTCATGTTGCCGACCGTCGAACCGGTTCCGTTGACCCAGCCATCGATCCACGTGTCGAAGATGGCTTCGCCGGCCTCGATGTCGTCGCCGTAGCTCTCGAAGTCCTCGACCACCACGAACGCGCGGGTCGCGAAGCTCCAGAGCGTCCCTTCCCATGTGGTGATGGCCTCGACCTCATTGACCTCGGCCACCTTCCAGTAGTAGGTGGTCGCCAGGTCGAGCGCGCCCGGTGCGATGCTGGCCTGTGCGACCGTGCCCAGCAGGTCCAGTGCCTCGGCGTCGGTGCCGAAGTACACCTCATGCGAACCCGCTTCGCGTCCGGCGCGCCAGCTCAGGACGGCGTCGGTATTGACGTTGGTGGCCCCATCGGCCGGCTGCGGCTCTCGTGCCTGGACGGGGATGTAGGTGAAGCGGACTTCGCTGAGCCCGTACTGGCCCATCATGCCGAAGGCGCTGTTGACGGTGAGCTTGACGGCTTTGACCGCAAGCCCGTCGAAATCGATGGTCGAGTTGTAGACGTAGCCCGCTCTGGCCGTGGCCTGTTCCAGGTCGAAATCGCCCAAGGCGGTCCACGTTTCGCCGTCGGCGGAGTACTCGACGGTGACGTTCTTCAGTCCGAAGCCGAGCAGCTTTTCGAACTGGACGTTGTAGTTCCAGACATGGAGTTGATAGAGCTTGTAGGCCGCGTCGAACTCGTACTGGATGTACAGGGCCGATCCGTCCGCCGGAGGCCGGGCCGTCCACATGTCGAACGCCTCGACGGAGTGCCCGTCGGCGGCGTCAAGACCGGAACCGTTGACCGTGTTCTCCGGGCCGGACATCGCGTCCGAATCGCCATTGCTCGTAGCGATGACGTTCGCGACGGCATAGGCGAACGGTTCGACCTCGAAGCTCCAGATCAGGCCCTTGAAGATCGTTCCGCCTGCCTCGACCTCATCGACGCGCCAGTAATAGGTCTGGCTGAATTCAAGACGTCCCGGATTGTATGTCAGGGCCGCCTGGCCCTGGCTGGCCAGCACGCCCATCGGATTGGCGCGGGTGGCCGCATTGACGTCCTCGAAACTCGTCCCGAAGTAGACGTCGTGCGTTGCGGCCGATTCACCCGCCGCCCAGCTCAAGATCGTGTCGCGCGGCACGTCGGTCGCGTCTTCGGCCGGCACAGGGTTGCTGGCCAGCGCCGGATCGAACAGGCCGCCCATGATCGCCAGGATCTCGGCTTCGGTCAGGGCCCGGCTGAAGAAGCAGACGTCGTCCAGCGAACCGCCGCTCATCCGACGCGCTACCCAGTCGGCATTGCCGTCGCCGCCGAGATACGTCAATCCGTCCCAGGCAATGGTTCCGTGGGCGACATTGTTGACAGCAGACGCCTCGCCGTTGAGATAGAACGTTGCCTTGTCGGGCTCGACCGTCACCGCGCAGTGGGCCCACTCATTGAGCGGATGCAGGACGTTGCCGCGGAAGCTCCAGGTGTTGGAGGCGTCGGCCCAGTGATAGGCCAACTGCCGGTCGGCCAGCAGGTTGAAGCCGGAGGCGGGACCGGGATTGCGGTGCATGATGATCGACGCCCATTCGGGCTGTGCCGCGGGGGCAAACAGCCAGCCGGCCATGGTGGCCTGACTCAGCGACAGGCCCATCGGCTGGATCTCGACCAGCGTCGGCCCGACCAGCGTAATGGCGTTGCCGTAGACGCCCGTCGTCCAGGCCGGACTGCCGTTGACGAACTCGCCGTCGTTGCCGTTGGGCGACGAATCGGCCACGATGCTGCCGGCGCCCTCGTCACAGGTCCACCAGCCGATGATGGCCGGGTCGCTGAGGGGGTTGAACGCTCCGGCGGTGCCCTGCATCAGGGCCAACAGTACGATCAGGAATGCGAAACAAGTGCATCGCTTCCACATAGGGATTCTCCTTCACAAAAGACCACTCAAACCGCGCTCTGACCACACATCAGGGCTCTGGATCTCCCCCGTTTCATTACAGCTACTCGATTTTTCTACCCGCGCAGCCCCAAGGGGCCACGGCCCGTTTCCCCCTCCACGGATTACAAGAGATGGTATCGGCCGGATCACCTCCTTCCTGTAGAAGATTGGCGACGCTTGGCGTGGGCAGACCGGGTCCGGCATGTGCGGAAACCATGCGTTCTGCGTCCCCCTCTGTCTTCTGCGTGCCAAGAACACACTGCGCCAGGTCCTCCGACACTGACTCTATGTGCGATTCCGAGTTTGCCGAGGTGTCTGCGGCGTCCGATCCCCCGACCCGATCACCGGATCGAACGGCGCAGAAAGACTACTCCTCACGAACACAATTATTTATACCAGATAGCGACGCGGCCTGCAAGTGCATTTTCTCGGACGCTGCGCCGCCCACAGCCGCCTTGGTTGCGGGCGAAGCCTACACCAGGCCCACCGACCCGAAGGCGAAATAGAAGAAGTAGCTGGTGCCGAACTCGCGGATCAGCAGGTTGAATGTCGCCTGCTGGGTCTGGGGCTGCATCGAACCTCGGATTTGCACGAACCGTTGGTATCTCTGGATGGTTCCAGGGCTTATCTTGATGCGTCCCAGGTCGGGCTTCTGCCTCTGGGCCCCGTAGTGGATCAGGACGGCCTCTTCATACAGGGTGGGGGTTGTGTGGTAGCCCAACTCGTCGAGGCGGTGCAGATTCTCGACGATCTTGTCGACTTTGCCGGTCAGCAGATAGCACGCCATGAGGTACTCGAAGGCCATCTTATTGCGCGGGTTCCGCTCCAGCAGCCTGGCCAGGGTCCGTTCGAGGGGCTCGGCGGCGGCCACCGCCAGCGGGTCGTCCGGCATGCAGGAGCGGATTCGCTCGATGTAGGCGGCCCGATCGGGCGACAGGCCGTGGTCCAGATCGTGCAACCATGATTGAGCGGTCTCCTGGCGGATCGGGTCCCGCTTTAGTGCGTTCAGATAGATCCGCGCCGTGTCGGGCTGGCCCTTGACGAGGCTGACCTGCCCCAACGTCTCCAGGGCGACGCCGAGATGGTCCTTGGTTGCCAGCAGCTCCGAGGCCAGCTTCTGGGCCAGGTTGGCGTGGCCGAGCTCCAGAAAGGCGTTGCTGAGCTTGTACAGGGCCAGATCGGACTCCCGTTGCTCGTGCGTAATCAGAAGAGCGTGTGGGTTCAGGGGGAACGTGAACATGTCGTAGGGGAGCCGGCCGGTGTGATAGAGGGCCCGAAGGATATCGTGATTGACGAAGACGTTGATCCTGCCTTTGGGCAGCCGGCGGCCGAGCGCCAGGACGTCGTCCCATCGCTTCTCGCACGCGTAGTAGTTCGACAGGACATAGGGCTTGCGCAGCTCGTCACGGTCGAAATACAGCCCGAGGGCCATCAAGACGATCGGTGCGGCGGCCAGGGCCGGCTTGAAGAGGGCTGCCGGGAACGACCTCTTGTGTCGTGAAGCACCGTGCTTGTCGCGTCTCTTGGTCTTCTTCGAACGGCCGGCGGACTTCTGCCTTCTCCAGGCGACCAGGCGGCTGCCGACAAAGGTCAGCAGCACGGCCAGAGGCGCCAGCCCGTACAGACAGTAGATCAGGACCCTCAGGAATGGTCCGGCACCGGTGACGACCGATGGGACGAATGGCGTCAGGATTGAGAACGCCCGGCGCGGGGCGATCAGGAACACGTACTGGGCGGGGACCCAGACCACTGCGACGCTCGTGGGCGGGATGAGAATGGCCAGCGTCCAATTCCTGCGAAGGAAGATTGCATGGACCGCAGCCGTTGTCGCGAACACCAGCAACGCCCCCGACCCGCCCATCCAGAAGGCGAAGGCAGCCATCGGAACACAGGTCGCGATGCGAACCCAGGTGCGGCGAAATGCGAGTTTCTCGAAGGCAAGGGCCAGGACGAGTCCCAGCCAGACGGCCAGGGCGGCCGGCAGGGGATGTTTGTAGTGGCTGTAGATCAGGAAGAAGGCAACCGCCGGCAGGGCGGTCAGCGAGCCGGTGTTTGCGGCACCGGCAAGGGCCAGATGCCGCCGGAGCGATTCGCCGATCCCCAAGGCCACCAGTATGATGATCAGGGCCCCCAGGCATGCGTGGTAGTATCCCTGCGACAGCAGCCCGGCCACATAAAGAACACCGCCGCCCGGCACAGCCAGGCGGTTCAGCAGAAAGGCCCGGCCCGTGGCGAACAGCGGGGCATCCGGGAGGATCGTTCCGAAGCAGTGGTAGATCAGGTGGGGCTCGACAACCAGCCATAGGTACAGGAAGCACAGCACGAAGAACAGCAGGTTCTGCGGCAGCCATTGGGCTCTGAGCGTCATGCCCTTGCTTGTCCGGGCTTGTGTGGTTTCCGCCATCGCGGGCTACTCCCGTTCCTGCCAGGGATCGGACGGCACTGTCTTCGGGCTGGCCCCTGTGATGGGGATGTCGGTCGCGATGGACGGCCCGGCGCGGGCCGCCTGGGCGAGCCGCCACTTCCTTACGTTGACCGGTCCGGTGACCAGTTCCGGGGTACTGTACGTCTCAAGGAGCGAATCGTAGGTGGTCGGGTCTTTCTGAGGCACGACGAAGGGTTTGTGCGCCGTCCCGGCCTCGTCGATGTAGCTCAGATACGTCCGGGTGAACAGGCCGCCCTGACGCTTGCTGCTGAAGGCGATCCAGCGGCTGTTGCTCGACCAACTGTGCCACGATTCCGAGAACTCGCTGTTGATCGCCAGCCTGCGGTACTGTCGGGTGGCCAAGTCCATGATGTAGAGGTCGCTGCTGGGCTGATAGACGGGGAAGCAGCCGTAGTCGCACATGCAGAACAGCAGGAACCGCCCGTCCGGCGAGACCCTGGGCAACAGGATGCTCAGGCCCGTCTCCTGGGCCGATAGGATGGTCTCCGCCTGGCCCCATTGGCCCGTCTCGATGTCGTAGCCGATACGCAGCAGATCGTATTTGAGATCCTCGTAGTTGTCGGGCGGCACCTTGTTGCGGTCCTCCCACAGGATCGGGGCGCTGCAATAGTAGAGGAACTTGCCGTCGGGTGACCACGCGGGATAGGTTTCGAGCCGGTCTTTGTCGGCCAGTTCGGGCGGAGAGGTCGCCGTGCGGCTTTCAACGTCGTAACAGACCAGCGCCGAGTCCAGATCGGCCACATCCCGCACCTCCATCGCCCCGGCGCGGAAAAACTGGATGACCTTGTTGATCGAATACACGGCGACACGACCGCTGGGGTGCCACGCCGTGTAGCCCCATTTGGCGCCGACCTTCTCGACCTGCCCGTCCTGGGCCAGCAGCGTGTGGCTGCCGTATGTGGCGCTGCGCAGGCTGATGGACAGGGTCTCGGGGTCGTTGCCGGCGAAGCTGTGACAGTTCAGGCACCCTTCGCCGAACGATCGGCCATGCAGGACGACCGAGGTATCGAAGCCGGCGAGGTTCCGCTGGTAGATGCCGATGTCCTTCCACCAGTTGTAGAGTGGCTTCATGAGCCGGAATACCAGGGTCCCGTCGATGTCTTCCTTGGCGATGGTGTTGGTGACGGTCTGAAAACGCCGCCATTGGCGGTCCTGGCCCTGGACGTAAATGTCGAAATGCAGGTCACGACCCCGGTTGGCGTCCAGCAGCTTGCGCCATGGACGAGCAGAGAGGCGCATCTGCCCCGTCTTGCCGAATGCGGTGACCGGTACGCCGTGTTGCGAGTGGACCTTGAGGAAATACGCGCGGCCTTCCTCCCGGATCTGGAGATTCAGAGGGGCGATGTTGGCCGGGATGACGGTTCCCGAGTAGTCCGGGCTGATGTCGGGCTCGCGCGCGACCTCGCTGTATTGGTCCACGGCGCTGGGAGAGCAGGACGCCGGCCAGAGGGCTGTCGCGACGACGATGCAGCCAACGAAGGCCGTGACGACGAATCGTTTTCTCAACTGACTTGCCACGCAGGACGTCCTACTTCGACCTGTTCGACTGTGGTCTGAACTCTCTACCGCGACAGTCTGTCAGGTGCGGGCGGAGAATTCAAGCCCCGAAGGGGATCGGGCGCAACGAAATCGCCGAACGCACAGAAAGAAGCCCCCGCGTTTGATGAGGGAGAGGAAGCGAGACGTTGCGGGGGCCTGTGGACTGCCTTCACATCGTTCATGGTATCCGAGGGGACCGGTCGGGTCAAGACGTCAGACGTGATTTTTCCGGAAATCCCGGCGGCGTCGGCCGGCCGCAGACCGTCGGGTCGGGCAAACGACCGGTTCGATCCCATCGCTTTTCTTGACGGGGCGGCTTCGACGCCTTATATAGTGAGACTTTGAAGGGATGCTTCATTGGTATGGAACCTAAGGGGATGCTGAATGGCCCAAAAGAGTCAATGCGACAAGTGTACGGGATTGTGTTGTCGGTATTTCGCACTGCCGATCGAGACGCCGGAGACCAAGGAGGACTTCGACGACGTTCGATGGTACCTGTGCCACAAGGACGTGACGGTGTTCGTCGAGGACGGCGACTGGTACGTGAACATCAAGAACAAGTGCCGCCATCTTTCGGAGACGGACTACCGCTGTGGGATCTACGAGAAGCGGCCGCACATCTGCCGTAAGTACAAGCACTCGGATTGCGATTTCGTCGATGGCGAATACGACTACGAGCTGCACTTCACCAACGACAAGGAGATGGAAGAGTACATCCGGATCAAGTTCGAGAACAACGTGACCGAGAAGCAGCGCGCCGTGAAGCACAAAGGGAAGACCAGGAAGGCATGAAGATACCACCGGTCAAAGGAACGCGGGATTTCTATCCGCCCGAGATGGCCCGGCGGAACTGGATCATCGACGGATGGAAGAGCGTCTCGATTCGCAACGGGTTCGAGGAATACGACGGTCCGATCTTCGAATACCTCAAGATGTACCAGGTCAAGAGCGGCGACGAGATCGTCGAGCAGCTCTTTTCGCTCCAGGACCGCGGCGGTCGCGATCTGGCGATCCGCCCGGAGATCACCCCGACGCTGGCGCGGATGGTCAATCAACAGATCAACGCGTTGCCCCGGCCGATCAAGTGGTTCTCCGTGCCCAGACTGTGCCGGGCCGAGCGTCCGCAGAAAGGGCGGCTGCGCGAGTTCTTTCAGTGGAACATCGACATCATCGGCATCGACAGTCCGGAGGCGGACGCCGAGGTGATCTTCACGTCGCTGGATTACCTGCGCAGGGTCGGCCTGACCGCTGCCGACGTCCGCGCGAAGATCTCCAGCCGGCGGCTTCTGGCGTCGGTGTTGCGAGGGCTCGGCATCGACGAAGGCGGGCTCGACGCGATGTACGCCCTGCTGGACAAGAAGGCCAAGCTGCCCGCCGATACGTTCGATGCGCTGCTGGCCGAGCAGGTCCCGGACAAGGGGCAGGCCGCTCGGATATCCGATTTCATGGCGTTGGATTCCATCGATGAAATCCAACGCGTGGTGGCCCTCGATGACGAGATTCGTGCGGCCATCGAGCAGATGCAGAACGTCTTCGCGACGCTGGAACTGATGGGTGTGGCCGACTACTGCGTCTTCGATCCGACCATCGTGCGCGGTTTGGCCTACTACACGGGCGTGGTGTTCGAGATCCACGATATCGTGGGCGAATTGCGGGCCATCTGCGGCGGGGGGCGGTACGACAACCTTCTTCGCGATTTCGGCGGTCCGGCGATCCCCGCCACGGGGATGGGGATGGGCGACTGCGTGTTGGAGATCCTGCTGCATCAGAAGGGCCTTCTGGACAGTCAGGTGCCGCCCCGACGACTGGAGTTTTTCGTCGCCTGTGCGGACGGCGCCCTGGCCAAAGCGATGTACGCGGTTGCGGCCAGGCTGCGCGCCTGTGGGCGGTCGGCCAATTTCAGCTACAAGCTGGGCGGGCTCTCGAAGCAACTGAAGGAGGCCTCCGCCCAGAACGCCGGGCGGTGTATTATCATCGGCCAGGAGTACCTCGACAAACAGGAGCTGATCGTCAAGGATATGGCCAGCGGCGAGCAAACGCAGATTCATGTGGATCGGTTCCTGTCGGAACTGGGCACGACATAAGTTTGGCGGGGCATCGGTCACAGGCCCCGGAGAGTGTGGGGAGATCGCAATGAGCGGGTTTGGTCTGTGTCGATTCATCGTGTCGGTGGCCTTGCTGTTGAGTGTGGCTGGTCTGCCGGCCGCGGCCCAGCAGGGAGGCGCGGAATTCTGGCCTCAGGTGCATTCGAATCGCAGGGTGACGTTCTACCTTCGCGCTCCGGCTGCTCAGCATGCGACGCTTGAGGCGAGCTTCCTCTCGGAGCCCGCGCCGATGACGAAGGACGCCGAGGGGCTGTGGTCGGTCACCGCCGGGCCACTCGATCCGGAAATCTACGAGTACAACTTCAAGGTGGACGGCCTGGCGATCCCCGATCCGATGAATCCGTTCGTCAAGGTCTGGCGGCGCAGCGCGCGGAGCATGGTCCTGGTTCCCGGCGATCCTCCGATGTTCTATGAGGAGCAGGACGTTCCTCATGGGACCGTGCACGTCCACCGTTATCGTTCGAAGTCGCTCGATGTCACGCGGGGCCTGTACGTTTATACGCCGCCCGGCTACGAAACGTCTGGGCCACTGAAGTACCCCGTGCTCTATCTGCTGCATGGCAGCGGAGACACGGAAGACGCCTGGACCGTCGTTGGACGGGCCAACCTGATCGCAGACAACGCCCTGGCCGCCGGGCGGGCCCGGCCGATGATTGTCGTGATGCCGTACGGACATACGCCGAGCATCGCGTCCGACCGAGCGCGGCCTCGCAACTGGAAGAGCTTCGAGAGCGACCTGATCGGCGACGTCATTCCCTTCGTGGAGAAAAACTACCGCGCGCACCGCGGCTCGGAGCATCGGGCGATTGTCGGGTTGTCGATGGGAGGGGGCCAATCGCTGCGGATCGGGCTCGGACGTCCGGAGATGTTCGGCTGGGTCGGGGCATTCAGCTCGAGCGCACCGTCCGGCGAAGAACTCGACGCGCTGCTGGCCAGGCCGGAGCGGCTCAATGAGACGCTGAGGCTTCTTTGGATCGGCTGCGGCAGGAAGGATTTCCTGTTCGAGGCCAACCAGAAGTTCCTGGCGGCGCTCGATGCGAAGGCGATCCGGCACACGGCTCATATCACGGACGGGGGCCATGAGTGGCCCCTTTGGAGGCACTACCTCAACGAAGTGCTGCCGCTTCTGTTCGACGCGGGCAGGTAGCCGTATCGCCACAGAGCGAACCGGCGGCGCCGACAGTCCGGCCTGCGAGAGAAGGGGCCAGTGGAATGCGGGACTCTTCGGCCAATCATTACGAACGCGCGTTCGAAGGCTGGCTGATCGACCAGCAGGTGCCGTACGTTCGCGCCGACGAGCACAAGCGGATCGGCACGATGCGCCAGTCCGTCAAGAATTTCGACTTCCTCCTCTACGCCCCTCTCGGACGACGCATCATCGTCGAGGTCAAGGGCCGCACGTTCAGAGGGACCACGCTGGCCGGGCTCAAAGGGCTGGAATGCTGGGTCACGCGGGACGACGTCCGGGGCCTGCGGGCGTGGCAGAAGGCCCTCGGACCCGGCCATGAGGCGGCGTTCGTCTTCGCCTACCGTGCCGCCCGCGTCGATGTGGACTTCGACGGCCGCGATGTCCTCCGCCTGGATCGGGACTGCTACGTCTTTCTGGGCATTCGCATCGAGGACTATCAGCGGCACATGAGAGTCCGCAGCCGTCGATGGCAGACGGTGACGCTGGCGGCCGACCGGTTCCGCGCCCATGCGATCGACCTGTCGGCGCTGCTGGCGTAGCCCTCCACATCGTGTCCCCACCTCTATGGCGCCTCCAAGCCCCGCTGCGTGCGGGGCGGGTTCTTCGGGCGGCGACTTGACCGAAACGTGCAAAGTGGATATACTGTGTACCTATCTGTCTGTGTGTTGTGGTTTCGGGTTCTCCTGGGAAGGTGTGGACATGAAAGCGACAGCGCAAGGCCGCCCGGTTCGGGCCGTTCACCGAAGATGGATCCTCCCCTTGTTTCTGGTTTCCGGCGCCACCGGTCTGATCTACGAAGTGACGTGGATGCGGTCCCTCGGCACGGTGTTCGGCAATACGGTCTACGCGGCCAGCACGGTCCTGACGGCCTTCATGCTGGGCCTGGCGATCGGAAGCTGGCGGATCGGCCGCCGGGCCGACCGCGTGACGCGACCGGTGCGGCTCTACGCCGTCCTGGAACTGGGCATCGGCGCGTACGGCTTCGCCTTCCCGACCATCCTCGGTCTCGTGGATCGATTTTATCTCTGGTTCTTCCAGACATACGAGCCGGGCGTCTACACGCTGAATCTGGTTCGTTTCATCGTCTCGGTCCTCATCCTTCTGCTTCCCACCGCCCTGATGGGCGGGACCTTGCCGATCCTGAGCGGGTTCTGGGCGGCTTCGGCGAGCGAGAAGAAATCCACGCAGCGGACCGGGCAGGGCGTCGGCTATCTCTACGCGGCCAATACGTTCGGCGCCGTCCTTGGCACCTTCCTGGCCGGCTACTATCTGATCCGCCTGCTCGGCGTCAACGCCTCGATCTACGCGACCGCAACCACCAACCTCGCGATCGCCTCTGTGGCGTGGCTGATCTCTCTGGGCATCGGGCCGCGAGCGGTGATCGCCGGTTCCGCCAAACGCAAGCAGAAGGGCCTCGCCTCGCTCAAGGAGCGGATCGCCCGCGCGCAGGAATCGCCCGCCGTATACTCCGAACGCGTCCGGACGATTGTCCTGGGCGGCGTCCTTGTCGCAGGGTTCTGCGGAATGGCGATGGAGGTGCTGTGGACCCGGGTGCTCGTGTTCGTTCTGGAAACGTCCGCCTACGCCTTCGCCTGCATGCTGACGTGCTTCATCCTCGGCATCGCCCTGGGGAGTCTGCTGTCGAGTGTCCTGTTGGTGCCCCGTCTGAAGGACCCGATCTTCGGGTTCGCCGCGATTGAGTTTGCGCTGGCGCTGTCTCTGCTGGGGTCCATCGGGATGCTCGGCTGGCTCTGGCACGTCGATGCCCTGGTCCTCAAGCACGTGGTGGACTGGAAGATCTCGTTCGCGGGCGATACCGTGGTCCATTTCATCGACACGCTGCTCGTGATGTTCGTACCGACGGTGCTGATGGGGATGGTCTTTCCCCTTGCGGTGCGGATCTGCGCACCGGCGTGGGAGACGGTGGGTCGGCGCGTGGGACAGGTGTACGCGGCCGACACGGTGGGCAGCGTCCTGGGGGCCTCCGCCGCCGGCTTCCTGATGGTGCCGTGGCTCGGCCTGCGCAACAGCTTCCTCGTGGTCGTGGCGGTCCTCTTTGTGCTGGCGACTGTACTGGTCGCCCTCTCGGACAAACGACGCCTTGCGCTGGCCGCCGGAGGGGCGGTGGTCTCGACGGTGCTGATCGCCGTGTCGGTGCTGGCGATCCCGCACGACGTGTTCCTGCAAACGATGAACACCTATCACCATCCCAGCGATATCGTGTTCATCCACGACGACGCCACCGGGACGGTGACGGTTCACGATCTGCCGGACGGCGACCGGCTGATCGCCGTCGACGGTGTCAACGTCGCGGGCGTGGACCTGATGCTGCGGACGACCCAGAAGCTCCAGGCCTACGCGCCGCTGTTCGTTCACGAGGACCCGCAGGACGTGGTCCAGATCGGTTACGGCAGCGGCGAGACCTGCGGTATCGGACTGGACTTTGGAATCGCCCGGTATACGATCGTGGACGTCTGTCCGGGCGTTTTCGAGGCGGGCGCGTTCTTCGAGGAAATCAACCGCCGCTCGTACGCCAATCCCAACCTCCGCAAAATCATCATGGACGGCAAGAATTTCGTCAAGATGACCGAGGAGAAGTTCGACGTCATCATGAACGATTCGACTTATCCGGGCACCACGGGCAGCTCGGCCCTCTATACGTACGATCACTTCAAAGCCTGTCGCGAGCGGCTCAAACCCAACGGCGTCGTCTCCTGCTGGCTTCCGCTGGACCTTCGTCCGGAGGACTTCCGGCTCATCCTGCGCAGCTTCCAGGCGGCGATGCCGCACAGCTCGCTGTGGTTCGTCAACAACTGCGTGAACAAGCACGCCGTGCTCCTGGCGACGCTGGAGCCGATGCAACTGGACTTCCGGCGGATCAAGGCCATCGCCGAGCGCCCCGACATCGCCAAAGACCTCGAAGAGATCAACGTGTACTCGGTCTACGACTTCCTGGACTGTCTGATCGTGGGCGAGGAGGACCTGCGAACGCTCGCCGGGCAGGGGCCTCTGCACACCGACGACAAGCCCTATCTGGAGTTCGGCGCCGCCATCAAGCGGGACGTGGAAGGCTCGTGGCTGGAGATCATGCGGGCCATCAGCGCGCATTGCACGCCCTTGCTGACCCACGTGACCAACGTCGGCCCGTTGCCGGACGAGCGGGAGGACCCGAGGGTCGTCCTCCAGCAATACAGTCAGGCGACCACCCACGTGTTGCAGGGTGTCGTGGGCGCCCTGCTCGGCGATCCGGACATCATGAACGAACAGTTCGCCGCCGCCAAGCGGGTCAATCCCCACGACCGGGACGTGGACAGCATTCTCGAAGAGTTGCGCATGGAGATCCAGGCCCTGGAAGAGGCGGTGGAACGAACGCCGGGGGTTGCCGAGTTGCGGGGCCGCCTGGCGAAACGCTACATGCTGTCGCAGGACTACGGTCGCGCCGTCGAGCAGTACGAGTATTTCGTCCGCCTGGCGCCCCGCGACGCGGCGGGCTGGAACAACCTGGGGATCTGTTACCGGCGCGTCAACTCGTTCGACCAGGCGGCTGCCGCCTTCGAGCACGCCCTGCAACGAGACCCCGGCCTGCTCGGTGCGTACACGAATCTCGCCGAAACCCGCGACGCCCAGGGCGACCTGCCCGGAGCGATGGTGGTTCTGGAACGCATGCTGCCCCTGTTGCCTCGTGACGGGCAGGCTCGCACGCACGATGTGCTCGCTCAGTTGAGCTTCCGCCGACAGGACCACGCCCTGGCGGTGCGGCACCTCGACCGCGCGATCGAACTGGCCGCCGGCGACCGCGCCATGCAGCAGGTCCTCATCGCCCGACGGCAGAAGATCCAGCAGTTGATCGACGGACAGGCGCGCTGACCGCCACCCGCATTCGACGACAACGAATAAGGGCCGGGTCCGAAGACCCGGCCCATTGTGAGCTGACGCAACAGCACGCTATGGACGAGGCAGCGCCTTTTCGAGTTCCGCCAGCACCTCGGCGCTGACGGTCTCGACGTGCAGACTGCCGAAGATCACCCGGTATTCCGTCTCGGAAACCTGCCATCGCATCAGGACCTGATCGGCGTCCTGAGGTGTTACGACGGCACCGTAGTAGGCAGGATGCTTCTGGTCTTGCGAGAGCGACATGTAGAACGAGCCGATCCCCATGACGGGCGCCAGGGTCTTCGTGAGTTCCTTGATACGCTCATCCATGTCCTCTTTCTCCGGCTGATGACCGTCGGCGACGCTTCGTTTGGCGAGGTCCTTCATCACCGACATGAGGGTCACCATATCCAGTTTCTCCGGGTAGCGACCGCCCAACTCGGCAAACAGCCGCAGCCCCTGGATGGCGGTCTGTTCATTCATCGCCGGCATCTGAAGCGGTCCTCCGCCCAGAGTGGTATAATCATCCGGGATGACCGGCTCGAACTCGGAG
Proteins encoded in this region:
- a CDS encoding TolB family protein, encoding MASQLRKRFVVTAFVGCIVVATALWPASCSPSAVDQYSEVAREPDISPDYSGTVIPANIAPLNLQIREEGRAYFLKVHSQHGVPVTAFGKTGQMRLSARPWRKLLDANRGRDLHFDIYVQGQDRQWRRFQTVTNTIAKEDIDGTLVFRLMKPLYNWWKDIGIYQRNLAGFDTSVVLHGRSFGEGCLNCHSFAGNDPETLSISLRSATYGSHTLLAQDGQVEKVGAKWGYTAWHPSGRVAVYSINKVIQFFRAGAMEVRDVADLDSALVCYDVESRTATSPPELADKDRLETYPAWSPDGKFLYYCSAPILWEDRNKVPPDNYEDLKYDLLRIGYDIETGQWGQAETILSAQETGLSILLPRVSPDGRFLLFCMCDYGCFPVYQPSSDLYIMDLATRQYRRLAINSEFSESWHSWSSNSRWIAFSSKRQGGLFTRTYLSYIDEAGTAHKPFVVPQKDPTTYDSLLETYSTPELVTGPVNVRKWRLAQAARAGPSIATDIPITGASPKTVPSDPWQERE
- a CDS encoding DUF6057 family protein; this translates as MAETTQARTSKGMTLRAQWLPQNLLFFVLCFLYLWLVVEPHLIYHCFGTILPDAPLFATGRAFLLNRLAVPGGGVLYVAGLLSQGYYHACLGALIIILVALGIGESLRRHLALAGAANTGSLTALPAVAFFLIYSHYKHPLPAALAVWLGLVLALAFEKLAFRRTWVRIATCVPMAAFAFWMGGSGALLVFATTAAVHAIFLRRNWTLAILIPPTSVAVVWVPAQYVFLIAPRRAFSILTPFVPSVVTGAGPFLRVLIYCLYGLAPLAVLLTFVGSRLVAWRRQKSAGRSKKTKRRDKHGASRHKRSFPAALFKPALAAAPIVLMALGLYFDRDELRKPYVLSNYYACEKRWDDVLALGRRLPKGRINVFVNHDILRALYHTGRLPYDMFTFPLNPHALLITHEQRESDLALYKLSNAFLELGHANLAQKLASELLATKDHLGVALETLGQVSLVKGQPDTARIYLNALKRDPIRQETAQSWLHDLDHGLSPDRAAYIERIRSCMPDDPLAVAAAEPLERTLARLLERNPRNKMAFEYLMACYLLTGKVDKIVENLHRLDELGYHTTPTLYEEAVLIHYGAQRQKPDLGRIKISPGTIQRYQRFVQIRGSMQPQTQQATFNLLIREFGTSYFFYFAFGSVGLV
- a CDS encoding LamG-like jellyroll fold domain-containing protein, translating into MWKRCTCFAFLIVLLALMQGTAGAFNPLSDPAIIGWWTCDEGAGSIVADSSPNGNDGEFVNGSPAWTTGVYGNAITLVGPTLVEIQPMGLSLSQATMAGWLFAPAAQPEWASIIMHRNPGPASGFNLLADRQLAYHWADASNTWSFRGNVLHPLNEWAHCAVTVEPDKATFYLNGEASAVNNVAHGTIAWDGLTYLGGDGNADWVARRMSGGSLDDVCFFSRALTEAEILAIMGGLFDPALASNPVPAEDATDVPRDTILSWAAGESAATHDVYFGTSFEDVNAATRANPMGVLASQGQAALTYNPGRLEFSQTYYWRVDEVEAGGTIFKGLIWSFEVEPFAYAVANVIATSNGDSDAMSGPENTVNGSGLDAADGHSVEAFDMWTARPPADGSALYIQYEFDAAYKLYQLHVWNYNVQFEKLLGFGLKNVTVEYSADGETWTALGDFDLEQATARAGYVYNSTIDFDGLAVKAVKLTVNSAFGMMGQYGLSEVRFTYIPVQAREPQPADGATNVNTDAVLSWRAGREAGSHEVYFGTDAEALDLLGTVAQASIAPGALDLATTYYWKVAEVNEVEAITTWEGTLWSFATRAFVVVEDFESYGDDIEAGEAIFDTWIDGWVNGTGSTVGNMTAPFAEQTIVRSGRQSMPLFYENTGGTAVAEAERTFAAQNWTASGIRTLSLYFYGDPDNTGQLYLKINNTKVAYDGDASDIKRGAWQPWNIDLSAVGGSVSGVTKLTIGVEGAGASGVIYIDDIRLYPQAPEFTTPTEPGTASLVARYAFDGNANDSSGNAFHGTVQGNPTYVAGVDGQAIALDGVRTYVTVSSVGISGAAPRTISGWAKADTTTITAWANVFGFTGPGTNGQHFDIEAVGTSGTSATLGYYGLHRHGWEFNILPIDLEWHHLAASFDGTTVKWYGDGALVGSDDVDNVNTPGPFHVGKRQDNEVFFPGAVDEVRVYNEALSDGEIAWLAGRTMPLHKPF